A part of Capsicum annuum cultivar UCD-10X-F1 chromosome 6, UCD10Xv1.1, whole genome shotgun sequence genomic DNA contains:
- the LOC124899649 gene encoding uncharacterized protein DDB_G0290685-like codes for MIASTLNADNIDQDGGANEQNADQDGDINEQVPNEQNLGATEQNAVQDGYANEHGPNDQDVGANEQNTDPDDGNANERCPNEQDVGANEKSVDPDGDTDEQVPNEQDVGSTEQNADQYGDANEQVSNEQDLGAAEQNANQDEDTNEQNDDQDAGTPMN; via the exons ATGATAGCCTCTACTCTGAATGCAGACAATATTGATCAAGATGGTGGCGCTAATGAGCAAAATGCTGATCAAGATGGAGACATTAACGAACAGGTTCCCAATGAACAAAATTTAGGCGCTACTGAGCAAAATGCTGTTCAAGATGGATACGCTAATGAACACGGTCCTAATGATCAAGATGTAGGTGCTAATGAGCAAAATACTGATCCGGATG ATGGAAATGCGAATGAACGGTGTCCTAATGAGCAAGATGTAGGTGCTAATGAGAAAAGTGTTGATCCAGATGGAGACACTGATGAACAGGTTCCTAATGAACAAGATGTGGGTTCTACTGAGCAAAATGCTGATCAATATGGAGATGCTAATGAACAGGTTTCTAATGAACAAGATTTAGGAGCTGCTGAGCAAAATGCTAATCAAGATGAAGACACTAATGAACAGAATGATGATCAAGATGCAGGCACCCCAATGAACTGA
- the LOC107874624 gene encoding uncharacterized protein LOC107874624, whose product MLIFYGLVHFNLQKRDLADAGIFTRMIDVDVSEDAQNRKVIGRNTLAHVRCSGCKMLIGSKFIAVPEPTENIKVGHFSMDLNELIDWKGVTLFNSLLGIGGATEQAPAGQDGGANEQNADQDGDANERIPMEQDLGANEQNADQDEDANEQVPMEQDLGANEQNAEQDEDANEQVPNEQDVVANEQNANQDEVGGAQRKRRRTSM is encoded by the exons ATGCTCATTTTTTATGGTCTTGTCCACTTTAATTTGCAGAAAAGAGACTTAGCTGATGCAGGGATCTTTACTAGAAT GATTGATGTTGACGTTTCAGAGGATGCGCAAAATCGCAAAGTAATAGGTCGGAATACCCTAGCCCATGTTCGCTGTTCAGGATGTAAAATGCTGATCGGGTCGAAATTT ATTGCAGTCCCCGAACCAACAGAGAATATTAAAGTAGGACATTTCAGCATGGATTT GAACGAGCTTATTGACTGGAAAGGTGTAACATTGTTTAATTCTCTGCTTGGAATTGGAGGCGCTACTGAACAGGCTCCTGCTGGTCAAGATGGTGGCGCCAATGAGCAAAATGCTGATCAAGATGGAGATGCTAATGAACGGATTCCTATGGAACAAGATTTAGGCGCTAATGAGCAAAATGCTGATCAAGATGAAGACGCTAATGAACAGGTTCCTATGGAACAAGATTTAGGTGCAAATGAGCAAAATGCTGAACAAGATGAAGACGCTAATGAACAGGTTCCTAATGAACAAGATGTGGTCGCTAATGAGCAAAATGCTAATCAAGATGAAGTTGGAGGCGCGCAAAGGAAGCGAAGGAGGACATCGATGTAG